A genomic region of Podarcis raffonei isolate rPodRaf1 chromosome 13, rPodRaf1.pri, whole genome shotgun sequence contains the following coding sequences:
- the LOC128400497 gene encoding olfactory receptor 6F1-like has product MAMAEGRNQTIITELILQGFGDFQDLQIVLFILFLTIYILTMTGNILIVGLVVTNHNLHTPMYFFLANLSCLETFYSSTILPKVLVSSLTADRTISIPGCITQFYFFSSLIVTECSLLAMMSYDRYIAICKPLHYATLMNNRLCLHMAAGSWINGFLAMSIMMYPMTRLTFCGPNEIEHFFCDFTPVARIACTEAQKFELMGFIFSVIYILPPFLLTLTSYMFIITTILRIPSATGRKKAFSTCSSHLAVVTIYYGTLIIVYVLPNTENMRKLNRVFSAFYTILTPLVNPLIYSLRNREVKESFRRSVGRLTRSLMPQKIQNNVFKLG; this is encoded by the coding sequence ATGGCAATGGCAGAAGGGAGAAATCAAACCATCATCACAGAATTGATTCTCCAGGGATTTGGGGATTTTCAAGACCTACAGATTGTCCTCTTCATCTTGTTTCTAACTATATACATCCTTACAATGACTGGAAATATCCTCATTGTTGGATTAGTTGTGACAAACCACAACCTCCACACTCCTATGTACTTTTTCCTTGCTAACCTGTCTTGCTTGGAGACCTTCTATAGTTCAACCATCTTGCCCAAGGTCCTTGTCAGTTCCCTGACTGCAGACAGAACTATTTCCATCCCTGGCTGCATCACACAATTCTATTTCTTTAGTTCTCTGATCGTTACTGAATGCAGTCTCCTAGCTATGATGTCTTATGACAGATACATAGCAATATGTAAGCCCCTGCATTATGCAACCCTAATGAACAACAGGCTCTGCCTTCACATGGCAGCTGGGTCTTGGATTAATGGGTTTCTAGCAATGTCAATAATGATGTACCCAATGACACGGTTGACGTTCTGCGGCCCCAATGAAATTGAACATTTCTTTTGTGACTTTACCCCAGTAGCAAGAATTGCTTGCACTGAGGCACAAAAATTTGAATTGATGGGTTTCATATTTTCAGTCATTTACATCCTTCCTCCTTTTCTATTGACTTTGACATCATATATGTTCATCATCACCACTATCCTGAGAATCCCatctgctactggaaggaaaaaggcCTTCTCCACATGCTCATCTCACCTTGCCGTGGTTACAATTTATTATGGCACCCTAATCATAGTCTACGTCCTGCCCAATACTGAAAATATGAGAAAGCTAAACAGAGTCTTCTCTGCTTTTTACACCATTCTGACCCCTCTGGTCAATCCACTGATATACAGTCTCAGGAACAGAGAAGTGAAAGAGTCTTTTAGGAGGTCTGTTGGCAGACTGACTCGTAGCTTAATGCCCCAGAAAAtccaaaataatgtttttaaattaGGGTGA